A part of Candida albicans SC5314 chromosome 2, complete sequence genomic DNA contains:
- a CDS encoding mitochondrial 54S ribosomal protein MRPL50 (Ortholog(s) have structural constituent of ribosome activity and mitochondrial large ribosomal subunit localization), producing the protein MLNSTIRSSLFLRNYGVLNSIRNYRPGRPKKTVSKYVQVQLLQDIPHVGVKGEIKLVKPGFMKNYLYVANKACYVNADCPPKIPVVEPEMEIKKEKVKKTKPEEETVEEIVDIVEETEPTAMSLEELSTLFSSMKKTSTKKSSNKVDKQDLQVQINDLKSDIANSAGENFVTPGQELDDTKFDKIYEVSDKLPKLITIDAKELPFGKDVVIQTIRKLTGESLDGEIAVSYLDTPEETLSEITDVGRYQVKLISADGKDFVLQTLDVEEVSK; encoded by the coding sequence ATGTTAAATTCTACGATAAGAAGTTCTTTGTTTCTAAGAAATTATGGAGTATTGAATTCCATTAGAAATTATAGACCAGGAAGACCAAAGAAAACCGTATCTAAATATGTTCAAGTACAATTATTGCAGGACATACCACATGTTGGGGTCAAAGGTGAAATCAAACTTGTTAAACCAGGgtttatgaaaaattatttatatgtTGCCAATAAAGCATGTTATGTGAATGCAGATTGTCCACCAAAAATACCAGTTGTTGAACCTGAAATGGAAatcaagaaagaaaaagttaaaaAGACCAAacctgaagaagaaactgttgaagaaattgtcGATATTGTTGAAGAGACGGAGCCTACAGCTATGTCATTAGAAGAATTATCTACATTGTTCAGCTCCATGAAAAAGACATCTACTAAAAAATCTTCAAACAAAGTAGATAAACAAGACTTGCAAGTGcaaatcaatgatttgaaatcagATATTGCCAACAGCGCTGGAGAAAACTTTGTCACCCCGGGACAAGAACTTGATGACaccaaatttgataaaatttatGAAGTTTCCGATAAATTGCCAAAATTAATAACTATCGATGCCAAAGAATTGCCATTTGGCAAAGATGTGGTTATCCAAACCATAAGAAAATTAACTGGGGAATCCCTTGATGGGGAAATTGCTGTTTCTTATTTGGACACCCCAGAAGAAACTTTATCAGAGATAACAGATGTTGGTAGATATCAAGTCAAACTCATATCTGCTGATGGAAAAGACTTTGTGTTGCAAACTTTAGACGTTGAAGAAGTTTCAAAGTAA
- a CDS encoding uncharacterized protein (Putative transcription factor with zinc finger DNA-binding motif), with protein MDFEEETTVCTICHENKSKYTCPACEIKTCSLSCYNKHKYERDCTGKVDSNKYLNRNELAADPVHLNRDYNFLNNVDRKIHVGKEDIVKSAKNVFKRTRNQSQASGNKRYKRNEEDNTDKRITAVKKIFLNDPNISIKRENTLIVSLPIGMSRSNTNKTGFDKKLNSFVWTIEWIMLNEQGEQVTKFISYRLKESLVLQDSVPMNIINNKFTKPVEKCYLKFYLHDVIHKGKMIRLNGGDKISDVLKDKIVLEYPTIYVAANDECLQDRIIDSLQLAEEEEDDTTDSSEDDSSDSESDDDDSDSGSETSSIGDGSGEDNDSDSAPEETSSKLPPFSQKFFEASAEPKPIIEEIGSNKTVEEP; from the coding sequence atggATTTTGAAGAAGAGACTACCGTTTGCACAATATGTCACGAAAACAAGTCTAAATATACATGTCCGGCTTGTGAAATAAAAACATGTTCATTGCTGTGTTACAATAAACATAAATATGAAAGAGATTGTACTGGGAAAGTTGATTCTAATAAATACTTGAACCGAAACGAGTTAGCAGCTGATCCAGTGCATTTGAATAGAGattacaattttttaaacaatGTGGATAGAAAAATACATGTTGGCAAAGAAGATATAGTAAAACTGGCGAAAAATGTGTTTAAACGTACCCGAAATCAATCACAAGCCTCGGGTAACAAGAGATATAAGCgtaatgaagaagataacACCGATAAACGAATAACGGCAGtgaaaaagatatttttaaatgatcCTAACATTAGCATTAAACGGGAAAACACTTTAATAGTCCTGTTACCCATCGGCATGTCAAGATCaaatacaaacaaaacagGGTTTGacaaaaagttgaattCATTTGTGTGGACTATAGAATGGATAATGTTAAACGAACAAGGTGAACAAGTGACAAAATTTATAAGTTATAGATTAAAGGAGTCATTGGTTTTGCAGGACTCGGTGCCAAtgaatattatcaataacaaattcACCAAACCCGTGGAAAAATGCTATTTAAAGTTCTATTTACATGATGTGATACATAAGGGCAAAATGATACGATTGAATGGTGGAGACAAAATATCCGATGTGTTGAAAGATAAAATTGTACTCGAATATCCCACAATATATGTTGCTGCAAATGACGAGTGTTTACAAGATAGAATTATAGATAGCCTTCAATTGGCCgaggaggaagaagatgaCACCACTGACTCAAGTGAGGATGATTCTAGTGACTCGGAgagtgatgatgatgatagtGATAGTGGTAGTGAAACCAGTAGTATTGGAGACGGTTCAGGTGAAGATAACGATTCTGATTCGGCACCCGAAGAGACATCTCTGAAACTACCACCTTTTTCACAGAAATTCTTTGAAGCGTCAGCTGAGCCAAAACCAATAATAGAAGAGATAGGATCTAACAAGACTGTAGAAGAACCATAA
- a CDS encoding U2 snRNP complex subunit (Ortholog(s) have RNA binding activity, role in mRNA splicing, via spliceosome and U2 snRNP, U2-type prespliceosome localization), which yields MSIIFRKRLDSDRNIDASLYFGNIDPQVTELLMYELFIQFGPVKSINMPKDRILKTHQGYGFVEFKNSADAKYTMEILRGIRLYGKALKLKRIDAKSQSSTNNPNNQTIGTFVQSDLINPNYIDVGAKLFINNLNPLVDESFLMDTFSKFGTLIRNPIIRRDSEGHSLGYGFLTYDDFESSDLCIQKMNNTILMNNKIAISYAFKDLSVDGKKSRHGDQVERKLAESAKKNNLLVTKTSKAGTTKGNKRKNKPHKVTKP from the coding sequence ATGTCTATAATTTTCAGAAAGAGACTAGATTCTGATAGAAATATAGACGCATCACTATATTTTGGAAATATAGATCCACAAGTTACGGAGTTGTTAATGTATGAGTTGTTCATCCAATTTGGTCCCgtcaaatcaatcaatatgCCAAAGGATCGTATATTGAAAACACACCAGGGGTATGGATTTGTCGAATTTAAAAACTCAGCAGATGCCAAATATACTATGGAAATACTACGAGGAATAAGACTTTATGGAAAAgcattgaaattgaaacgAATTGATGCCAAGTCTCAGtcatcaacaaacaacccaaataatcaaacaataGGAACATTTGTACAATCAGATTTGATCAATCCAAATTACATAGATGTTGGAGCTAAActatttatcaacaatctTAATCCATTGGTCGATGAATCCTTTTTAATGGATACGTTTAGTAAGTTTGGAACCCTTATAAGAAACCCAATAATTAGACGTGATTCAGAGGGACACTCTTTGGGATACGGATTTCTTACGTACGATGACTTTGAAAGTAGTGATTTATGcatacaaaaaatgaaCAACACGATTTTGATGAATAACAAAATTGCTATCAGTTATGCATTCAAGGATCTAAGTGTTGATGGGAAGAAATCCCGGCATGGAGATCAAGTGGAGCGGAAATTGGCTGAAAGTGccaaaaagaataatttgTTGGTAACGAAAACTTCTAAGGCAGGTACGACGAAGGGAAATAAAAGGAAGAATAAACCACATAAAGTGACCAAACCATGA
- a CDS encoding NADPH:quinone reductase (Protein similar to quinone oxidoreductases; induced by benomyl treatment, nitric oxide; oxidative stress-induced via Cap1; stationary-phase enriched protein; Spider biofilm induced), with the protein MQLINQFSKSPPLLQFNSPNFKFIFKYSLLLFFLIIVIFLFLYPPSIYQIMSILPETQKVVLHRENGDYDVIEYSDFPTPKIESSHDIIVKNSYAGVNFIEAYFRKGIYKASLPYVFGREASGEVVAVGDEVSTLKVGDKIAYLSPNTFAQYTKITDDNYKYIKLPDNASDEELKIYGSLFLQGLTALTFVNEAYKVQKDDYILVWAAAGGVGKILVQLISQLGAHVIAVASTPEKLKIAQDLGAEFLINSTSDDIVEKVKEITNGEGVAASFDSVGKDTFEISLNSIKRKGTFVSYGNASGPVTPFPLSILSPKNIKIARPQLYAYIGNADEWDHYSTELLKLFESGKLKFDIFKTYDLKDYVQAAKDLEGRKTTGKLTLKIS; encoded by the coding sequence ATGCAGcttattaatcaatttagtAAGAGCCCCCCACTACTTCAGTTCAATTCCCCCAActttaaatttatatttaaatattcaCTCTTactcttctttttaataattgttatttttctttttctttatccCCCATCcatttatcaaatcatGTCCATTTTACCGGAAACCCAAAAAGTTGTTCTTCACAGAGAAAATGGTGATTATGATGTAATTGAATATTCAGATTTTCCAACTCCCAAGATTGAATCGTCCCATGACATTATCGTAAAGAATTCTTACGCAGGTGTCAATTTCATTGAAGCATATTTCAGAAAAGGAATTTATAAAGCAAGTTTACCTTATGTTTTCGGTAGAGAAGCTAGTGGTGAAGTTGTTGCAGTTGGAGATGAAGTCAGTACTTTGAAAGTGGGAGACAAGATTGCCTATTTATCTCCTAACACATTTGCACAATACACTAAAATCACAGACGATAATTACAAGTATATAAAGCTACCAGACAACGCaagtgatgaagaattgaagaTTTATGGGTCATTATTTTTACAAGGTTTAACAGCTTTGACATTTGTTAATGAAGCTTATAAAGTGCAAAAGGATGATTACATTCTTGTTTGGGCTGCCGCTGGTGGTGTTGGTAAAATTTTagttcaattgatttcacaACTCGGAGCTCATGTGATTGCTGTTGCATCTACACCtgagaaattgaaaatcgCTCAAGACTTGGGGGCAGAATTCTTGATTAATTCAACTTCtgatgatattgttgaaaaagttaAGGAAATTACTAATGGAGAAGGTGTTGCTGCCTCATTTGACTCTGTAGGAAAGGAtacttttgaaatttcattaaactcaattaaaagaaaaggcACTTTTGTTAGTTATGGGAATGCATCTGGACCTGTCACTCCATTCCCATTATCTATTCTTTCGCCAAAAAATATCAAGATTGCAAGACCTCAATTGTATGCATATATTGGCAATGCTGATGAATGGGACCACTACTCAACAGAATTGTTAAAGTTATTTGAGAGTGGGAAATTAAAGTTTGATATTTTCAAGACCTACGATTTGAAAGATTACGTTCAAGCTGCAAAAGATTTGGAAGGCAGAAAAACTACTGGTAAGTTAAcattaaaaatttcttaa